A region of the Candidatus Kryptonium sp. genome:
TTGATGCGGAAAGAATAAGGAAGCGAAGATTTAAGGTTGTCGTTGACTGCATCAATGGTGCTGGATCGGAGATCGTTCCAAAACTGCTTGAGGAATTTGGTTGTAAAGTTGTAAAGTTAAATTGTGACGGAAGCGGAGTTTTTACACACGAGCCAGAACCTTTACCGGAGAACCTTACGGAACTTTGTGAAGTTGTGAAGCAAACTGAATCTGATTTCGGAATAGCTGTTGATCCAGATGCAGATCGCCTTGTTATCGTCACAGAGAAGGGTGAGCCATTCGGTGAGGAGTATACAATTGTTCAAGCGGTGAAGATAGTTTTGGATAAAAAAGGTATAAATAAAAATGTAGTTGTCAATTTGTCCACGACGAAGGCTGTTGAAGAGATCGCGAAAAATTACAACGCCAAAGTTTATAGAAGCCCGGTTGGAGAGATAAATGTCGTTAAAAAAATGAAAGAAACCGATGCCATAATCGGTGGTGAAGGAAGTGGCGGTGTTATTCTGCCGGAAGTTCACTATGGAAGGGATTCGCTTGTTGGGATAGCACTTTTTCTGCAGAACCTTGTTGAATTTGGTGGAAAAGTTTCAGAATTTAAAAAAACATTGCCAGAGTTTGAGATCTTCAAAACGAAGATTAACATTGAAGGTGTGAATCCGGATGAGATTTTCAAAAAAGTAAAAGAGATTTATAGCGATGCAGAGATCAACACAGAAGATGGCTTAAGGATTGATTTTGGAGACAAGTGGGTTCATATAAGAAAATCAAATACCGAGCCGATTTTAAGGATAATTGCGGAGGCGAAATCAAAGAAAGAAGCGGAGGAAATCGTAAGAGATTTAAAAATAAAAATCGGAATTGATTAAAATGAAAATGAGAAAATTTTTAGCGCTTGTCTTTTTTCTTAACGCTTTCAATTATTTTGTTTTATCTGGGGAAAAGCCGAAAATGTTATGGTTTGATGCAACTGCAAATTTTGAACTGCTCGGAAGCCATGCTGGAATTGTCAAAGTTCTTGACAAGTGTGTTGAGGTTGGGATTACGGATATAATTGTTGATGTCAAACCGATATCTGGCGAAGTCCTTTACGATAGCAAATACGCACCAAAAATGAAAACCTGGGGCAACTACACCAGACCTGACACATTTGATTTTGTAAATACAATTATAAATGAAGCGAGGAAAAGAAATTTGAAAGTTCATTTAGCTTTAAATGTATTTTGTGAAGGGCATAATTATCACGACCGAGGAGTTGTTTATTGGAAGCATCCAGAATGGGCAACGGTTATTTACACGAAAGATGGATTCATACCGATAACACAGCAAAAGCACAAATACTCGGCGATGGTTAATCCAGCACTTGAGCAGGTCCAAGAATATGAGCTGAAAATAATTGAAGAGATAGTGAAAAATTTTAACATAGATGGAATTGTTCTTGACAGAGTAAGGTATGATGGGATTTATGCCGATTTTAGCGATTCTTCACGAGTGAAGTTTGAGAAATGGCTTGGTAAAAAAATCAAATTTCCAGACGACATATTCAAAATCAAGGGAGACAGCATAGTTAGGGGGAGATATTTTAAAGAGTGGATTAAATGGAGGGCAATGATTATCAAAGATTTCTTCAAAAAGGCAAGGGAAGTGGTCAAACGAACAAAGCCAAATGTTTTGTTCGGTGATTATGCTGGCTCGTGGTATTTGACATATTATGAGCTTGGAGTTAACTGGGCAAGCGAGAAATTTAAACCTGAGTTTGATTGGGCAACACCAGATTATAACAAAACCGGATACGCAGAATTGCTGGATTTCCTATGTTCAGGACTTTACTTTTATGAAGTAACAAAAGAAGAAGTTGAGGCAAAGAACAAAATAGATGCTTCAAAACTTACAGAGCCGGGAATGAAACCAGTCAAACAAGTTTGGTATTCAGTTGAAGGTTCGGCTGAACTTGCCAAAAAAGTGACGATGGGAGTTGTCCCAGTTTATGGGAGCTTATATGTTGAACAGTATAAGGGAGAACCAGAAAGATTTAAAAAAGCAGTGGAAATGGCTTTTAATAAGACCGATGGAATAATGATTTTTGACCTCGTTCATATTGAGAACTATAAATGGTGGGACATTTTAAAAGAAATTTTCAAAAAAAGTTAAAACGGGCGAAAGTTGATACTTGCGAAAGTAACAGGAACTATCGTTGCAACGCAGAAAAATGAAAAACTGAAACCTTACAAAATCTTGGTAATTCAACCAATTGATTTGAAAGGTAATTTTATCGGCAGGGATATGCTTGCCCTTGATATGGTAGATGCAGGAATCGGTGATATTGTGATAGCTCTTCAAGAAGGAACTTCAGCGAGACAAATTCTCGGAAAGGATGATGTGCCAGTTCATACGCTCGTTGTTGCTGTCGTTGATGGAATTGAACTAATTGATGATGAAAAATGAATGTTGATGTAAGACATATTTTAAAACTAACCACGATCCCAGGAATAGGTTCAGGACGTATAAGAAATCTTGTAAATTATTTCAAAGACACCGAGCTTATCTTTAAAGCGCCACTTACAGAATTAGTTAAAGTGGAAGGCATAGACAAAGGACTTGCTAAAAGAATCATTGAAATGAGAAACCAAAATTCAAAATTCATAGACGAGCAACTTTCAAAAGCTGAAAAAGTTGGGACAAGAATTTTAACACTTTGGGATTCTGATTATCCAGATCTTTTAAGAAAAATTTATGATCCACCTGTTGTTCTTTTTGTGCGCGGAAATTTGATTGAAAAAGATAAGTATTCAATTGCGATAGTTGGGACAAGGACACCAACGCCTTATGGAAAAATAATCTGCGAGAGGTTTGCTGTTGAGTTGACGAAAATCAATTTGACAATCATAAGCGGTTTTGCGAGAGGAATTGATACAATCGCGCATACTTCTGCGTTGAAATCTGGTGGTAGAACAATTGCGGTTCTCGGTTCCGGTGTTGATTATATCTATCCGCCTGAAAATAGAAAGATCGTTGAGAGCGTTATATCAAACGGTGCGATCGTTTCTGAATTTCCCATGGGGACAAAGCCAGATGCAATGAATTTTCCGAGAAGAAATAGAATCATAAGTGGAATGTCACTTGGAGTTTTAATAATTGAGACGAGTAAAACTGGAGGTGCGATGATAACAGCTGAATTTGCGAATGATCAAAATCGTGAGGTCTTTGCGGTTCCCGGAAACATTGATAGCGTCAAAAGTCAAGGTACAAATTTTCTGATAAAACAAAACAAGGCAAAGCTCGTTGAAAATGTTGAAGATATAATAGAAGAAATTCGTCCTTTGATCCAGCCGATTCTGAAATCTGAACCTCCCAAGCCAAAAGTTGAATTAAATGTTTTTGAAGCAAAGATTCTTGATGTTTTATCTTCAACAGAGCCGATGCATGTTGATAAAATTGCGGAACTTTCAGGATTATCTGTAACTGATACGCTTGTTCACTTGCTATCGCTTGAATTCAAAGATTTGGTTCGGCAGCTTCCCGGCAAATTGTTTATAAAAAATTTAAATTAATTGCCTCCCCCGAAAGGAGGGAGGCTGAAATAAGATTTTACCACCATCTATGTAATTTTAATCCTCTGCCAGGTTTAGCCCAATCGCGAAATCTAAATTCCGGTCCAAATCCAAATTTCCAATAACCAAATTTTTCTTTTAAAATTTTCCTTTGCTCTGGGGTCAAAATTTGTTGAATATTTATCCAGTAATTTACTCGGTTTTGAGTCAACTCTTTCATATATCTGGAAATTTCGTCCATCTTTTTGTCAATTGCCGATCTATCAAGTTTTTCAGCGTAGAGCAGTTCTTGGAGTTCAATTCTTGCTTTGTTCAGTTTACCAACTATTTCCGCTTGATTTTTGCGAAATTCAAAAAATATGTTTTGAAGTTTAGATTTTTGTTCATCTGTTAGTTTTAGTTCTTCATAAAATTTGGTGATGCTTTTCCGCCAGCGGTCATCGGCAGGGAAATCAAATTCAGAGCCAAGTATTTTGGAAAAAGAGTTTGTTGCGATTAAGATCAACGCGATTCCTATTAAAACTATTTTTGTTTTCATAGCGGTAGTTTAAGTGGGTTTTTGTTTTTGTTTCTTTGTCTTCATTAAATTAGATGTGATTTAGAACACAAAAGTTTAATCTGTCCTGTTATGAAAATTTTTTATGCCAAATATATCTTGCCTGTGACTTCTGAAATAATTGAAGATGGTGCAGTTGTCGTTGACGGAAGGAAGATCATTGATTTTGGAAATCGCGAAGAAATTGATGCGAGATATAAGGGAATTGAGAGGAAAATTGACCTTAAAAATGCGCTGATAATGCCAGGGTTCGTAAATGCGCATACACATCTTGAGCTATCGGGTGTGAAAATTAAAATTGATGATATTAAAAACTTTAGAGATTGGTTATATCAAATTGTCAGACAAAGGCGAAAATTGTTTGATGTTGAAGGAGGCGTGAGGAAAATAAAATTTTTTAAATTTTTGCTTGAAAAACATTGGAAAATGAAGGTAAAGCGAAGAATTAACGAAATTATAAATTCAGGAACGATCGCGATCGGGGATATTTCAAACACAGGCAAATTGATAACAACGCTTCTTAGGGTGCCCGTGAAAATTCATATTTTTATTGAACTAATTTCATTTATTGAGGAAAAGGGAATAGAATTTTTCAATCTTGTAAAGGACCTCGTTATGGATGTGCGGGAAGTTGCAAGAAGATATGGATTGGAAAGAGAGTTTAGAATTTCTTTATCACCACATGCGCCATATTCCGTTTCAAAAACTTTATTCAAATTGATAAAAAATTTCAACGAGAATTTAAAAACGAGCGTTCATGTTAGTGAGGTTATTGACGAAGTTGAATTCATAAGGAACGGAACCGGCTTCTTTCGGGATTTCTTGATTGAAAGAAATAGCTTTGATTATTCTTGGAGTCCACCGGGGGTTTCCCCTGTTAAGTATCTTGATCAAATTGGTTTTGTTGACGAGAATACGCTTGCTGTGCATTGTGTAAATGTTGATGACGAAGATATTGAAATTTTGAGCCAAAGAAATGTAAGTGTGTGCACTTGTCCAAGAAGTAACTTCTTTTTAAAGGTTGGCAAAGCGCCAGTCAGAAAGTTCATTGATAATGGAATAAATGTTTGCCTTGGGACAGATAGCATCGCAAGTAATCGCGATTTGAACATTTTAAAAGAGTTAAGATTTGCTCGTGAGTTTTACAGAGATGTAAGCGATGAAGAACTTATAAAAATTGCAACTATAAACGGAGCAAAAGCACTTGGCTTTGGGGACATCTGTGGTAGCATAGAGAAAGGAAAAGATGCAGACCTTGTTTATTTCATCATCCCGAACGATTTAGAGAAGAGCGAGATTTACAATTTTATATTTCAAGCAAATGTGTGTGGAAGGTTGATTTAAAGGGTTTGTTTATCTTCCCGAAGCAAGCGAAGCGATAAAACTTTAGGAATGACGATTTGCCCTTTTTATCTTCTTGACAGAAATTTGAAGAATTTTTATATTTTAGTGAGCAATGTCTTAGCGTCGTAAGAAATTTTGTTGATTTCATTTTTTGCGATCTATTTTATTGGCTAGCGAATTTTCTATTTCTCGCCGAAGGAAAGGGAAATAAGTTAATTAAAAACATACATATCAAAGATGAAGCAGAAAAATCTAAACATAATTTTATCTGTTGTCCTCGTTCTGTTTTTACTTTCTATGTTTGGGCTTGGGTTTTACCTGTATAAGCAAACTGAAAAAGAGATCGTGGATATATTAGGAAAACAGCAAATTTTGATATCAAAGCAAATTCAGAAAGCGGTTGAATCATATTTTCAATCCAGAGCTCAAGGACTAAAAGCTTTGTCATCTTTTGAGTCAATCATAAAAAGAATCCCCGAAAAAATAAAGGACGATGTAAACTCTTATTATCAACATCTAAAGTCGTATTATGTCCCCGCAATTTCTGTTTTTGATGAAAAAGGCAGGGTTATTTATTCAACTTCCAAAGAGGCAATCGGGAAGGATTATAGTTCTTATGACTTTTGGAAAAAGTTGGAGCGATCGTATAAAGATAGTTTATTTTTTGTTCCAATAGTTGAGCCAGATAGTTTGATGAACCTTTTGTATAAAAAACCTTTTTCTTTGGCTATCTCGTCTGTTCATATTAATGGTAAGTTTCTCGGAGCGGTTGCATACACGATTGAAATTGATTCACTTATAAGTTCACTTGTAAAATCTTTTGACTCCGAAGTTAAGTTTTTAGACATATGGATTATGTCTGGGGATAAAATTTTAAGTTTTCATTCCTCGCATCCTGAAATGGTTTTAAGGCGTGCTCAATTTAGTGAGAGCAAATGTTACAATTGCCATATTTCTTTTGGATATGTTGATACTATGCTTGTTAAGGAATCGGGGATGATAAGATATAAATTGAAGAATTACCCAGAGAAGCTCGCTGGTTTTTCTCAGCTTAAAGTAGGCAGCGAAAGCTTTATTTTCGTTGTAGCGGTTCCTTTTGGTGAGGTTTTGAAAATAGCAAGAGTGAATTTGGAAATTGTATATTTGCTTCTTGGATTGGCAATGCTTATTCTTGTAGTCTATGGATTTTTATTTTTGAGGAATTTACGGGAAATAATTCGGGCAGAGGAGAGAGAAAAACAAAGGGAAGAAAGGGAAAAGATCCAGAAACTTTACACTTTACTTTTCCAAAATTCAAACGATGGCATTTACATACTTGATCTTGAGAACAGAAGATTTATTGAAGTTAATAAACGATTTCAGGAAATGTTTGGTTACACGCTTGATGAGTTAAGAGAGCTTGATTTTATTAACCTCGTGGCTCCTGAATCAAGAATTTTGATTGAAGAGAGAACTCAGAAAATAGCTCGTGGCGGTCCAGCCCTGCAAAGATACACATTTACAGCACTTGCGAAAGATGGTAAAAAATTTGAGGTTGAGGCAAGCGTTAGTTATGTGCGATTTGGAAAGAAAATGTATATGCTTGGAATCTGTAGAGATATAAGTGAGATTTTGAGACAGAAGGAACTTTACCAGAATTTGTTTGATAATTTACCGGTTGGCGTCGTCATACATCAAGATGGAAAAATTGTTAAATGTAATAAAACAGCAGTTCGCGCTTGCGGTGCTGAATCGGAAAACGATTTGATTGGGAAACCTGTTCTTAATTTTGTTCATCCGGATTTTGTTGAAATTGCAAAGGAGCGAATAAGAAGAATCATAGAATATGGTGAAGAGGTTCCACCTGTTGAAGAGAAGTTGATTTGTCCTGATGGTAGAGTTATTGATGTTGAGATAAGATCATCAAGGATAATTTGGGAAGGAAAGCCAGCGGTTCAGGTCGTTGTCTCAGATATTACGGAAATCAAGCGACTTCATAGGGAATTGATGCAGAGATACTCCGATGAACAGAAATTAAAATCAAGGTTTGAAGCAATTCTGAAAAATATCTCTGATGGAGTTTTGTATCAAAATGAGCAGGGGATAATTGAGTTCGTAAATGAAGAATTTTGTAAAATCGCAGGTTACAGGTCTCCTGATGAGCTGATCGGAAAGACATTTGATGAATTTCTTGAAAAATTTAAGGAGTTACTTGAAGATTTGAAAGAGATAGATAAAATAAAAGGTTGGGTGAGAGATAGAGAATTTGTCAAGTATGATGAATTGAAGTTGAAAAATGGGCGAATAATTGAGCGTACTGGGATTCCAGTTTTTGATCTGAACGGAAGGTATATCGGGCGTTTGTCCTTGGCAAGGGATATAACCGAAAGAAAGCAAAAAGAAAAACAGATCCTTGAACTTCAAAAGTTTGAAGTTCTCGGACATCTTTCAAGTGGAATTGCACATGATTTTAACAATGTGCTTGGAATTATAAGTGGAATGCTTGAGATCATAAGGATTAAGACCTCAGATAAAAATATAATTGGTTATCTTGATTCGGCTCTTTCCGCAGTTCAAAGAGGCGCTGAAATAGCGAGACGACTCTTGCAATTTTCAAAAAGAAAAATTGAGGAGTTCAAACCTATCTCTGTTAAAAATCTCGTTCTTGATTGTGTCAAGATACTTGAGCATACTGTTCCGAAAAGTATCCAAATAAAAACAGATATTGCTGATGATTCTATTATTTATGGTTCCTATGGCGATTTACAGCAGGTAATTTTAAATCTTGCTATAAATGCAAAAGATGCTATGCCATCTGGTGGTGATTTGACAATTACCGTTAATTCAATAGATAAAAGTTTCATTGAGAAGAAATTTGGAAAAGTTGTTTCCGATTCTTATGTTATGATTGCGGTTTCTGATACAGGAGTTGGAATTAGCGATGAACTGAAAGAGAAAATCTTTGAACCATTTTTCACAACGAAGGAACCAGGTAAAGGTACGGGATTGGGGCTTGCGATTGTTAAAAACATAGTGTCAATTCACGGAGGTTATGTTGATTTTGAAAGTGTAGTTGGCAAAGGAACAACATTTTTTGTTTATCTCCCGGTTCAGTTTAAGGGAGGAGAAGAAACTAAAACATATCGGGGAGAGGAGAAAATGCAAAAAGTAGAAAAAATAGGGGAGGGTTATAAAGCGCTTGTCGTTGAGGATGAGGAAAATTTGAGAATTATTATGAAGGATTACCTTGAAATTTTAGGATTTAGTGTGATTGAGGCTACCGATGGGGTTGAAGGGCTAAAGAAATTTGAAGAAAACAAAGATATTAAAATTGTTTTCGTTGACTATGGATTACCGAGGATGATGGGAGATGAGTTAATAAGGAGAATAAATCAAATTTCAAATGATGTGAAGTCAGTTCTCGTAACTGGTTTTGTTGATATTGGGGATGATGTGAAGCGCTCGCTCCCATCGGGGACGAGGTTTTTAAAGAAACCATATAACTTAACCCAAGTTGAGGAAGTTGTGAAAGAATTTTTGAACATGTGATTATAAGTAGTTTTTAATATCAAACTCAAGCCTCATCGGGGTGATCCAATCTTGTGAATCCCAGTAGATAAATGTCTGGTTTTGCGGGAAATTTTGAATTTGAAAATTTTTATTTTTACATTTAATTGAAAGGTTTTGAAATATAACTTATAACTTAACAAACGCTTGGGGCTATTGCCAAACAGGCGCAAATAAAAATTAAATCAGGGAGGAACTGACTATGTCTCAGGCACAAACAACACAACCAACCTATGTAAAGGGGCTGGAAAATGTAATAGCAAATCAAACCAAGCTTTGTTTCATTGATGGCAAAAGAAGCAAATTGCTTTATCTTGGCTATGACATTGCGGATCTTGCTGAGCATTCAAATTTTGAAGAAGTTGCATTTCTTTTGTGGAACTATCGCTTGCCTAAAAAGAATGAATATGATGAATTCGTTAAATCAATCCGCGCTGAATATGATATTCCAGAGGAACTTATCACTGTTATGAAACTTATGCCGAAGGATTCCGATCCGATGGATGTCTTGAGAACATCTGTTTCATTTCTTGGTTTGTTTGACCCTGAAAAGAATGACAATTCTTTTGAAGCAAACAGAAGAAAAGCGCTTCGCCTCACTGCGAAGTTTCCAACGATAGTTGCAGCATGGGAGCAAATAAGAAATGGGAAGGAGCCCATTAAACCGAACAAGGAATTTAACATCGCAACCAATTTCCTTTACATGCTTAAAGGTGAAAAGCCAGATGAGCTTTATGCGAAAATTATGGATGTTGCTTTGATCTTGCACGCTGAACATGAAATGAATGCTTCAACATTTTCAGCAAGGGTTACGATTTCAACTTTGACAGATATGTATTCAGCGGTTACATCAGCGATTGGTACTTTGAAAGGACCTTTACACGGTGGGGCAAACAGAGAGGTTATGAAATATCTACTTGAGATCGGTGAACTTTCAAAGGTTGATGATTTTGTTAAGAAAGCAATTGAAGAAAAGAAAAAGCTTGAAGGATTTGGTCACAGGGTATACAAATCAATGGATCCGAGAGCAATTATATTGAAGAAATATTCAAAAATGCTTGGTGAAAAACTTGGCGATACGAAATGGTATGAGATGTCCGCAAGGATTGAGGAACTTTGGGTGAAGGAATATGGAGAGAAAGGCGTTTGGCCAAATGTTGATTTTTATTCTGCCTCGGTTTATTATTATATGGGTATTCCACTTGATCTTTACACTCCAATTTTTGCTGTGAGCCGAATAACTGGATGGACTGCTCATATTCTTGAGCAACTTGCGGATAACAGAATCTATAGACCAAGGGCTGAATACATCGGTCCGATGGATCAAACTTATATTCCAATTGATCAGCGTTAAAATCCGTTGGGCGGGTGAAATTCCCGCCCTTTTTTATTTTCTTCTTGAAAATTCAGCTAACCTTTGACATACGATATCTTGAATCATGTTCGCAGTGGATGTGGGAATTAAGTAATTATTTGTGATCATTGAGAAAGATAACATTTCACCATCTTTTGTTTTAACATAACCTGAAAGAGCCCTTGCATATTGAACATAACCAGTTTTCGCCCGCACATTCCCTTGTGCCTTTGTCCTTCTCATTCTGGTCTCAAGTGTTCCATCAACACCAGCAATTGGTAATGATTCATAAAAGAAAGCGAAATATTCGTGTCTATACATATAGTTTAGAAGCGTTAAAACTTGAAAAGGAGTGACTAGGTTTAATCTTGAAAGCCCAGAGCCATCATAAATTGAAATTAGATCTGGAGGAATGCCGATTTGAGCAAGCGTGCTTTTCATAACTTCAACAGATTTCTGCGTTGAACCTTCTCCGCCGAAAATTTTGCCAAGAGTTCTGAAAACTTGTTCAGCATAAAAGTTTTGGCTTCGTTTATTTATTACTTTTATAATTTCGCTCAATGGCGGGGATTCATAAGAAGCAAGAACTTTCATCTTCTCGTAATCTGGATTTAAAAATGTGTCATCTATGTCAGCGACAGAACCTGTAATTTTTATTCCTTTTGATTCAAAAACTTCTTTTAAAACCGTTACTGTGTAAAGAGTCGGATTGTGGACACTTATGGATTCCCTGCGCGGATTTGATCTTAAGCTTATCCTGCCGAAGATGTTAATTATATTTGTTCCAGGTAGTCTGAAAAAGTCAATTTTGTTTGAACTGTCTGGATGAGCTGTTATGAGCTGATTTTTTATCTGAACATAACTTGTGTTTGGATTTACTCTAATGATCGCTGGATCACCGATCCTTCTACCAGGTAAAATTTCAAGATCAACGCAATTGTCATTGAAAGATAATGCGCTGATATGAGCAGAATACCAATATGTTTCATCGTCCCACGCCCAACCAGTCCCCATGTATTGATCATCAAAATAATTGTCATCCCCGATTATGTTTCCTTGAACTTCTCTTATTCCCAACTTAAGCAAGCTATCTGCCCAGTCTCTGAAAGTTTTTGTTATATCTCCGTTTGTAAATCTACCTGAGATCGTAGGATCGCCACTTCCTCGGACAAATATATTGCCATATAGAATTCCATTTTTTATCTCGCCATCGGTGTAAAGATAGGTTTTATATTTAAACTCTGGACCAAGTTTGAGCAAGGCAACTGCGCTTGTAAATAATTTTATATTTGACGCAGGTATGAAATTTTTATGTTCATTAAGTCGGTATATATATTCGCCAGTTTCAAGGGATTGAATTATAACTCCCCAATGTGCATTAGAAAAGGCGGGATTATTGAAAATTTCATCAAGTTCGCTTTTTAATAAATTTAACGCTGTATCTTCATAATAAATGATTTCCTTTGGGATTTCTTCAGGTTTTGCCTCAATGACTTTTTGTGCGGATGCGCAAGAAAAAAAGTAAATTAGAACAGGTAAAATAATTAACTTTTTGCCCATAGTGATTTGCTAACTTTGTTTTGTTGTCAAGTTATTTAAGTCAGTTCAAAAATTCAAGTTCCTTCGTCATAATTTTTAGGTTTTCTAATCTTTTCAAAAAATTAGAGTGACGAGGTCGTTTTCGTTGTTATGTTAAGAAGCAAAACGAAATGATCAGTTTGGCTGTGGTTTTCGGGACGAAATGAAAAAGTATGAGCGTAATAGACA
Encoded here:
- the dacB gene encoding D-alanyl-D-alanine carboxypeptidase/D-alanyl-D-alanine-endopeptidase gives rise to the protein MGKKLIILPVLIYFFSCASAQKVIEAKPEEIPKEIIYYEDTALNLLKSELDEIFNNPAFSNAHWGVIIQSLETGEYIYRLNEHKNFIPASNIKLFTSAVALLKLGPEFKYKTYLYTDGEIKNGILYGNIFVRGSGDPTISGRFTNGDITKTFRDWADSLLKLGIREVQGNIIGDDNYFDDQYMGTGWAWDDETYWYSAHISALSFNDNCVDLEILPGRRIGDPAIIRVNPNTSYVQIKNQLITAHPDSSNKIDFFRLPGTNIINIFGRISLRSNPRRESISVHNPTLYTVTVLKEVFESKGIKITGSVADIDDTFLNPDYEKMKVLASYESPPLSEIIKVINKRSQNFYAEQVFRTLGKIFGGEGSTQKSVEVMKSTLAQIGIPPDLISIYDGSGLSRLNLVTPFQVLTLLNYMYRHEYFAFFYESLPIAGVDGTLETRMRRTKAQGNVRAKTGYVQYARALSGYVKTKDGEMLSFSMITNNYLIPTSTANMIQDIVCQRLAEFSRRK